One genomic window of Halolamina sediminis includes the following:
- the hemC gene encoding hydroxymethylbilane synthase, with protein MSTDRTLRLATRGSDLAMRQAAFVQERVGTRRRPVELVEVQTEGDRIRDELIADLGRIGAFVHALDQEVVDGDCDAAVHSMKDMPTEFADGIVVAAVPERAPAGDLLVTKEGKEFDELHEGAVVGTSSVRRTAQLLHARPDLDVRPLRGNVDSRIEKLLAPELQREHERRLGTDEEEASKEMREYNIDPEGVLDDENEGLNAIEEETDEFDQSVEEWFDGLSELERGALGQEYDHEYDAIVLAEAGLERSGLRHRIGTSPLPTEEFVPAPAQGVIAVTARDEDVISRLRKKLDHAPTRVAVTVERTVLAELGGGCVAPLGVHATVQGDSVSVRAQVLSTDGTEVVEETRDLPIDSHVDAAVEFAADLADRGADDLIAAAAEE; from the coding sequence ATGAGCACCGACAGGACCCTCCGCCTCGCCACGCGCGGGTCCGACCTCGCCATGCGACAGGCCGCGTTCGTGCAGGAACGGGTGGGCACCCGCCGGCGCCCGGTGGAGCTGGTCGAAGTCCAGACCGAGGGCGACCGGATCCGGGACGAACTCATCGCCGACCTCGGCCGCATCGGCGCGTTCGTCCACGCGTTGGATCAGGAGGTCGTCGACGGCGACTGCGACGCCGCGGTCCACTCGATGAAGGACATGCCCACGGAGTTCGCGGACGGGATCGTCGTCGCCGCCGTGCCCGAGCGAGCGCCCGCCGGCGACTTGCTGGTCACGAAGGAGGGGAAAGAGTTCGACGAACTCCACGAGGGCGCCGTCGTCGGCACCTCGTCGGTCCGCCGGACCGCCCAACTGCTGCACGCCCGCCCCGACCTCGACGTGCGGCCGCTCCGGGGGAACGTCGACAGCCGGATCGAGAAGCTGCTCGCGCCCGAACTCCAGCGCGAACACGAGCGCCGGCTCGGGACGGACGAGGAGGAGGCGAGCAAGGAGATGCGAGAGTACAACATCGATCCCGAGGGCGTCCTCGACGACGAGAACGAGGGGCTGAACGCGATCGAGGAGGAGACCGACGAGTTCGACCAGTCCGTCGAGGAGTGGTTCGACGGCCTCTCCGAACTGGAACGCGGCGCGCTGGGCCAGGAGTACGACCACGAGTACGACGCGATCGTGCTCGCCGAGGCCGGCCTCGAACGCAGCGGCCTGCGCCACAGGATCGGCACCAGCCCCCTCCCGACCGAGGAGTTCGTGCCGGCGCCCGCACAGGGGGTCATCGCCGTCACCGCCCGGGACGAGGACGTGATCTCCCGGCTCCGGAAGAAGCTCGACCACGCGCCGACCCGCGTCGCCGTCACCGTCGAGCGCACCGTGCTTGCGGAGCTGGGCGGGGGCTGTGTCGCCCCGCTGGGCGTCCACGCGACCGTGCAGGGCGACAGCGTCTCCGTCCGCGCGCAGGTGCTCTCGACCGACGGCACCGAGGTCGTCGAGGAGACCCGCGACCTGCCCATCGACAGCCACGTCGACGCGGCCGTCGAGTTCGCGGCCGACCTCGCCGACCGCGGCGCCGACGACCTGATCGCGGCCGCCGCCGAGGAGTAG
- a CDS encoding uroporphyrinogen-III synthase, translated as MPRPRVAVFRPDDGRIDDAADFLDALGAEPVPDPMLTIEPTGETPPDAEFVVLTSATGVDVLAAAGWDPGNAVLCCIGSSTAEAAEAKGWTVDRVPEQYDSEGMVAELEGDVAGKTVALGRSDRASATMPEGLRDAGADVTETTLYRLERPADAGESAALAGRGELDGAAFTSSSTVEGFLVAAEERGVREEAVAGLEDAVVGAIAESPAESARDAGIAVDVVPDEADFEALAQAVVERAKHRA; from the coding sequence ATGCCCCGCCCCCGCGTCGCCGTCTTCCGCCCGGACGACGGCCGCATCGACGACGCCGCCGACTTCCTCGACGCCCTCGGCGCCGAGCCGGTGCCGGATCCGATGCTGACGATCGAACCGACCGGGGAGACACCGCCGGACGCCGAGTTTGTCGTCCTCACCTCGGCGACGGGCGTGGACGTGCTCGCCGCTGCGGGCTGGGATCCGGGCAACGCTGTGCTCTGCTGTATCGGCTCCTCGACCGCCGAGGCCGCCGAAGCGAAGGGCTGGACTGTCGACCGCGTCCCCGAACAGTACGACTCCGAAGGGATGGTCGCCGAGCTCGAAGGCGACGTTGCGGGGAAGACCGTCGCCCTCGGACGCTCGGACCGGGCGAGCGCGACGATGCCCGAGGGGCTGCGCGACGCGGGCGCCGACGTGACCGAGACGACGCTGTACCGGCTCGAACGGCCCGCGGACGCCGGTGAGTCCGCGGCGCTGGCTGGCCGCGGCGAACTCGACGGTGCCGCGTTCACCTCCTCCTCGACCGTCGAGGGGTTCCTCGTGGCCGCCGAGGAGCGGGGGGTCCGTGAGGAAGCTGTCGCGGGCCTCGAAGACGCGGTCGTCGGCGCCATCGCCGAGAGCCCCGCGGAGAGCGCACGGGACGCGGGGATCGCGGTCGACGTGGTGCCCGATGAGGCGGATTTCGAGGCGCTCGCGCAGGCAGTCGTCGAGCGGGCGAAACACCGCGCGTAG
- a CDS encoding PIN domain-containing protein, with the protein MILDTNFLIDIDANRPEAIEKAREIEDAGVPRRVPHVVVFELWTAVGKGNETEANRRKFERVLDGLPRAETTDSIVKRAGEIEGRVQAADPNDSGVGVADAVIAATAVHLGEPVVTDDGDFRRRIKEQANVDTLEIEEYA; encoded by the coding sequence GTGATCCTCGACACGAACTTCCTTATCGACATCGACGCCAACCGGCCCGAAGCAATCGAGAAAGCTCGGGAGATCGAGGACGCGGGGGTTCCCCGCCGAGTCCCACACGTCGTCGTCTTCGAGTTGTGGACTGCTGTCGGAAAGGGGAATGAAACGGAGGCCAATCGACGGAAGTTCGAACGTGTACTTGACGGACTCCCGCGGGCGGAGACCACGGACTCGATCGTGAAACGCGCAGGCGAGATCGAAGGCCGAGTGCAGGCAGCCGACCCGAACGATAGCGGTGTCGGCGTCGCCGACGCAGTGATCGCCGCGACAGCAGTACACCTCGGGGAACCGGTCGTCACCGACGATGGTGATTTTCGTCGTAGGATCAAGGAACAGGCGAACGTCGATACGTTAGAGATCGAGGAGTACGCTTAG